From Trichoderma atroviride chromosome 1, complete sequence, one genomic window encodes:
- a CDS encoding uncharacterized protein (EggNog:ENOG41), whose translation MSSNSSDLLQSVIDAHGGREYWDSVLFLAVEFEFSGPALANKGHPGPHDVKIIVDTKTQKVTIAKFGPYYGSWSPERTEVAKIGSPDPLDVRENPRAAFDSHTYESKWDAHNLIYFIGYAFWNYFNFPFHLQSSDIQTSEVDGSTLENGEKWTTLEVVHPDGYPTHTKVQKFDFDAEYRLRRMQYRVDVMKQGPPVWHTCYNHAVSGKFVYPTLRVVSVTVPGKSFFSPFVLNNISVEPIYF comes from the exons ATGTCTTCCAATAG CTCCGATCTTCTGCAAAGCGTTATTGACGCTCATGGTGGTCGAGAATACTGGGATTCGGTTCTGTTTCTCGCTGTAGAGTTTGAGTTCTCGGGGCCGGCGCTGGCCAACAAAGGGCATCCCGGGCCTCATGACGTCAAGATAATAGTCGATACAAAAACGCAAAAAGTCACCATTGCGAAATTTGGACCCTATTACGGATCTTGGTCACCCGAGCGCACTGAAGTTGCCAAGATTGGTTCTCCAGATCCGTTGGACGTTCGAGAGAATCCGAGGGCCGCATTCGACTCACATACGTATGAGTCGAAATGGGATGCCCACAATCTCATCTATTTCATCGGCTATGCGTTTTGGAACTATTTCAACTTTCCATTCCATCTTCAATCATCGGACATCCAGACCAGCGAGGTAGATGGATCGACgcttgagaatggcgagaAATGGACAACGTTGGAAGTTGTGCACCCTGACGGATACCCAACACACACAAAAGTCCAGAAATTTGACTTTGATGCTGAATATCGGCTGCGGCGCATGCAATATCGCGTGGATGTGATGAAGCAAGGCCCTCCGGTGTGGCATACTTGCTACAACCATGCCGTCTCTGGCAAGTTCGTTTACCCAACTCTACGAGTCGTGAGCGTGACTGTCCCGGGTaaatctttcttttctccttttgtTTTGAACAACATTTCAGTGGAACCTATTTACTTTTAG
- a CDS encoding uncharacterized protein (EggNog:ENOG41~MEROPS:MER0003280) — MSTDRGLEISAAFPYEKKKVRVLGNQMAYVDVGTTSESTVVFLHGNPTSSYLWRNVFPHVAKKSRCIIPDLIGFGDSDKVPELEYRVRDHQRYIDAFLDAVLPTERITLIIHDWGSALGFDWASRHEDRVAGIAFMEWIPALGGGWDARPPQFRATFEPLRTPELGRKMIVEDNFFVETVLPRGVFRALTEEEMTEYRRPFLIPADREPTWRFPNEIPIDGHPEEVWDKAQKYMKWLEGSDLPKLFFWVKPGAIIREEHFKTLSEKIKNVKTVYLGPGSHYVQEDYPHSIGQEVSEWMAELKL, encoded by the coding sequence ATGTCGACTGATCGAGGTCTCGAGATTTCAGCTGCCTTCCCttatgagaagaagaaggtgcGCGTTTTAGGAAACCAAATGGCCTATGTCGACGTGGGCACCACTTCAGAATCCACTGTCGTCTTCTTGCATGGCAACCCAACATCCTCCTATCTTTGGCGCAACGTCTTTCCTCATGTAGCGAAGAAGAGCCGCTGTATCATACCGGATCTTATCGGCTTTGGAGACTCCGACAAGGTTCCTGAGCTGGAATACAGAGTCCGCGACCACCAGCGCTATATCGATGCTTTTCTCGATGCCGTTTTGCCAACAGAGCGCATTACTCTCATCATCCACGACTGGGGCTCTGCTCTCGGCTTTGACTGGGCCAGCCGCCACGAAGATCGCGTCGCAGGCATCGCATTTATGGAGTGGATTCCAGCCCTTGGTGGTGGCTGGGACGCTCGTCCCCCTCAATTCAGAGCGACCTTTGAACCCCTCCGCACACCTGAGCTCGGTCGAAAGATGATCGTCGAGGATAATTTCTTTGTCGAAACTGTTCTGCCTAGGGGTGTCTTTCGAGCCTTGACGGAAGAGGAAATGACCGAGTATCGTCGACCATTTCTGATTCCTGCAGACCGTGAGCCCACTTGGAGGTTCCCCAACGAGATCCCAATTGATGGACATCCAGAAGAAGTGTGGGACAAGGCTCAAAAGTACATGAAATGGCTTGAGGGATCAGACTTGCCAAAGCTGTTCTTCTGGGTGAAGCCCGGAGCCATCATCAGGGAGGAGCACTTCAAGACGTTGAGCGAGAAGATAAAGAATGTCAAAACTGTCTATCTTGGGCCTGGAAGCCATTATGTGCAAGAAGATTATCCCCATAGCATTGGACAAGAAGTTTCGGAGTGGATGGCAGAACTGAAGCTTTGA
- a CDS encoding uncharacterized protein (EggNog:ENOG41~TransMembrane:1 (o20-38i)): MSAWDPSRLSSSALAYIRQHPILFTSAVAIIPLAALVMPSYRGYIDLGPGGLPHNAFGWLLQETLRPLSLSSTIDIGIFQKPGVSAPYEPHGDTRFLQEPLAQRRGNRPTIPNYVAPQRQTTETGDATLVTRMNNHLKELSSRHPEKLAVKASGLEAKENPALFLISSPLPKYLEKSTKGEIVHVHGEASSHMVLSLTDAKEAMAKGWAELHPLSGVMGRIPLPYVMIYAPRDDEEFGQWARFVDAAVAFTSAGQQ; the protein is encoded by the coding sequence ATGTCAGCCTGGGACCCATCACgcctctcttcatctgcgcTCGCATATATACGCCAGCACCCCATTCTCTTTACATCTGCTGTTGCTATCATTCCCCTGGCAGCTCTAGTCATGCCTTCATATCGCGGTTACATCGACCTTGGCCCCGGCGGCCTCCCGCATAATGCTTTtggctggcttcttcaagaaaCTCTACGTCCACTTAGTCTGAGCAGCACTATCGATATCGGCATCTTTCAAAAGCCTGGAGTTTCCGCTCCTTACGAACCACATGGCGACACACGATTTCTCCAAGAGCCGCTTGCGCAACGTCGAGGCAATCGGCCAACCATCCCCAACTACGTAGCCCCTCAAAGGCAGACTACCGAAACAGGCGATGCCACTCTTGTCACACGAATGAACAACCATTTGAAAGAATTGTCCAGCCGCCACCCGGAGAAGCTCGCTGTGAAGGCATCTGGCTTGGAGGCCAAAGAAAATCCTGCGTTATTCTTGATTAGCAGCCCACTGCCAAAATACCTGGAGAAAAGTACAAAGGGTGAAATCGTTCACGTACATGGAGAAGCAAGTTCTCACATGGTTCTCAGCCTAACTGATGCGAAGGAGGCAATGGCAAAGGGATGGGCCGAGTTGCATCCGCTAAGTGGCGTGATGGGACGCATTCCATTGCCATATGTCATGATTTATGCGCCGCGAGATGACGAGGAGTTTGGCCAATGGGCAAGATTTGTCGACGCTGCTGTAGCATTTACTTCTGCGGGTCAGCAATAG
- a CDS encoding uncharacterized protein (TransMembrane:1 (i7-24o)~SECRETED:SignalP(1-16)), producing MLFLNNLLLFTTAALAVNVIIFIVDDDHDCPDDETVLVCNDIDLGICCTNTAFTDFPTLQVAGLNTDPTAGEVAIAFSQSGNNRCGVSCDSAFAENNACLSCVVNDVDTISGGGWNVLPAADESTESLSACKSSVDPDELKYQGRSYNIYHDVPASVSAQLIDLVKKNVDVADFPAHLSQYEKKGTYLHKSQDVDV from the exons ATGTTGTTCCTTAACaatcttttacttttcaCTACTGCAGCTTTGGCTGTTAATGTCATCATATTCATTGTCGATGATGACCATGATTGTCCTGATGATGAAACTGTTCTTGTTTGCAATGACATTGACCTTGGCATCTGCTGTACCAACACTGCTTTTACGGACTTTCCCACATTGCAAGTCGCCGGGCTCAACACTGACCCAACGGCTGGCGAAGTTGCCATTGCTTTTTCCCAATCGGGAAACAATAGATGCGGCGTTTCTTGCGATTCTGCCTTTGCAGAAAACAACGCCTGTCTGTCTTGCGTTGTCAACGATGTCGATACTATCAGTGGCGGAGGTTGGAACGTTCTTCCGGCAGCAGATGAATCTACGGAGTCACTATCTGCCTGCAAAAGCTCCGTGGATCCTGACGAGCTCAAATACCAAGGCCGCTCGTACAATATTTATCATGATGTTCCTGCAAGTGTCAGCGCTCAACTCATTGATCTGGTCAAGAAGAACGTCGACGTTGCCGATTTCCCAGCGCACTTGTCTCAATATGAAAAGAAAG gtacctacctgcATAAGAGCCAAGACGTCGATGTCTAA
- a CDS encoding uncharacterized protein (EggNog:ENOG41), producing the protein MNLPPGECCFIGSLATCANWQADNGADGIASWFLANNENQCGIIIVSAANNVCVCPDGDPIISAGNWAVVEGAIDENEDCNPVGPDVFGWKEENGATWRLHQKDNTAVFDQVAEAIANNSTDQHIGDLIKEHGVKN; encoded by the coding sequence ATGAATCTCCCTCCCGGTGAATGCTGCTTCATAGGAAGCCTCGCTACCTGCGCGAATTGGCAAGCAGACAATGGTGCGGACGGTATCGCGAGTTGGTTTTTGGCCAATAATGAAAACCAATGCGGCATCATTATTGTATCGGCGGCCAACAATGTATGTGTTTGCCCAGATGGCGATCCTATTATATCCGCCGGCAACTGGGCTGTGGTAGAGGGGGCGATTGATGAGAATGAAGACTGTAACCCGGTTGGCCCTGACGTGTTTGGGTggaaggaggagaatggaGCAACATGGCGGTTGCATCAGAAGGACAATACTGCCGTCTTTGACCAAGTTGCCGAGGCTATCGCCAACAACTCTACCGACCAACACATTGGTGACTTGATCAAGGAGCATGGAGTGAAGAACTGA
- a CDS encoding uncharacterized protein (BUSCO:EOG092D31Z3): MSDQGSPVDDGQENEFQDEVADADSDRESDLLSEIDENQFEDYDPETANIEDRPVEIDEDIARTLKASKRKRAEGEKAAKKPRETRREKRRDREEDASVQDVSSGEAEKKPRRKRAEAERRPRAKPASPQDDAANDENLTEEQRQNREIDRRLDAALKSRGTAPKRRRKDEIDLEDEIDEQLAALKVQMERACQADNSARESGQPALHKLKLLPEVAGILNRNNVQHAVLDPDTNFLQHVKFFLEPLNDGSLPAYNIQRDIFTALTRLNIEKETLLSSGIGKVVLFYTRSKKPEPSIKRMAERLLGEWSRPILKRTDDYKKRHIETREFDYEAAKMAQRRKQGSQFTLSERPAQSAAEAERERFLAPVRGGNQARMVNLPASYTIAPVSTFDGSKSQDHRPLGAGGMEAFRRMTQKKKKAA, from the exons ATGTCTGACCAGGGTTCGCCGGTCGACGATGGCCAGGAAAACGAATTCCAGGATGAGGTCGCCGACGCAGACTCGGACCGCGAATCCGACCTCCTGTCCGAAATCGACGAGAATCAGTTTGAAGACTACGACCCCGAGACGGCAAACATCGAGGACCGCCCAGTCGAGATTGACGAGGACATTGCCCGTACGCTAAAGGCCAGCAAGCGCAAGCGAGccgaaggagaaaaggcagccaagaagccGCGGGAGACTCGCCGCGAGAAGCGACGGGATCGAGAGGAAGATGCGTCCGTGCAGGATGTCTCCAGCGgcgaggcggagaagaagccacGGAGGAAGCGAGCAGAGGCCGAGAGGCGCCCCCGAGCCAAGCCGGCATCGCCCCAGGACGACGCAGCCAACGACGAGAACCTTACcgaagagcagcggcagaaTCGGGAAATCGACCGCCGTCTGGAtgcggcgttgaagagcCGTGGGACGGCCCCCAAGCGCCGGAGAAAGGATGAAATT GATCTCGAAGACGAGATTGACGAACAGCTGGCTGCGCTCAAGGTCCAGATGGAGCGTGCCTGTCAAGCAGACAACAGCGCTCGTGAATCTGGACAGCCTGCCCTGCacaagctgaagctgctcccCGAAGTCGCTGGCATCCTGAATCGCAACAACGTCCAACATGCGGTGCTCGATCCGGATACCAACTTCCTGCAGCACGTCAAATTCTTTCTGGAGCCGCTCAACGACGGCTCACTGCCCGCCTACAACATTCAGCGAGACATCTTCACGGCTCTGACGCGTTTGAATATTGAAAAGGAGACTCTGCTGAGCAGCGGCATCGGCAAGGTGGTGCTGTTCTACACGAGGAGCAAGAAGCCCGAGCCTAGCATCAAGCGAATGGCCGAGAGGCTGTTGGGAGAATGGAGCCGTCCGATCCTCAAGCGGACCGACGACTACAAGAAACGCCACATCGAGACTCGCGAGTTTGATTATGA AGCTGCCAAAATGGCTCAACGCCGCAAACAAGGCTCTCAGTTCACTCTCTCTGAGCGACCCGCACAgtctgctgcagaagctgagcGTGAACGATTCCTTGCCCCTGTCCGTGGTGGCAACCAGGCTCGCATGGTCAACCTTCCCGCAAGCTATACAATTGCTCCTGTGAGCACATTTGATGGCAGCAAGAGCCAAGACCACCGACCTCTCGGTGCTGGAGGAATGGAAGCTTTCAGGAGAAtgacgcagaagaagaagaaggcggcttaG
- a CDS encoding uncharacterized protein (EggNog:ENOG41~TransMembrane:2 (i269-293o378-398i)), whose translation MERRTFEAPMEWEYQNTGPIDLTSPFAQVAKKRSDNLFSTSSPVKSASASGSFSAFGTPSSKPPTKSFFTPQLAPKVVAPPFRNPAFTTPRKMDESFSSFTTVAEDSPDAAEASAGSALSVLPNDTFESENSSDVTTSTITTPTKIDKTSRYNRGSPRKFAAGRGEIRPVSRESPRKDMQVLRKRKRHNHDKDVSSVIRHMPPDWEGDASDTDTSAASYGGMPLGPNAPLPHPSSSQQRQQQQHGPKREGWFVSALGTMDRYPGAPDHIYRWLQLGLNCFIIGVVLFFGWSVVDAVRSDIRNANEMARMEIMSHISECQNHYISNGCTKNDRPALIELCAEWYDCMTQDSDAIMRVKVTIKQVADVINEFADAMNLKAWLLFGAIAIFVIFANIMIGWGRSKAQPGPAHPPAYSHGPVMGSDVTPAQFRQRFETPGTHFETPGTHFTTPRSQRYAFIEEDTDFDMSTPKALGQGFGYTPVGRRSPVKGGMGGKFNEELPEPSKGILEDENKIDEWVFAFWLVYTRENWSLACFKVWNGMEWKCLLCGVGRESCGKLCGIRH comes from the exons ATGGAGCGCCGCACATTTGAAGCTCCCATGGAGTGGGAGTACCAGAACACGGGGCCGATCGATCTGACGAGCCCCTTTGCGCAGGTGGCCAAGAAGCGATCAGACAATT TATTTAGTACTTCGTCGCCCGTCAAATCAGCTTCTGCGAGCGGCTCGTTCTCTGCCTTTGGAACGCCGTCGTCGAAGCCGCCCACCAAATCCTTCTTCACCCCCCAGCTCGCCCCCAAGGTTGTTGCGCCGCCGTTCCGAAACCCAGCATTCACCACGCCGAGAAAGATGGACGagtccttctcctccttcaccACCGTCGCCGAAGACAGCCCAGACGCAGCCGAAGCTTCAGCGGGCTCAGCGCTGTCAGTGTTGCCCAACGACACTTTTGAATCAGAGAACTCGAGCGACGTGACGACCAGCACCATCACGACGCCCACCAAGATCGACAAGACCTCTCGCTACAACAGGGGGTCGCCTCGGAAGTTTGCAGCTGGTAGAGGGGAGATTCGGCCAGTCAGCAGAGAGTCCCCTCGCAAGGACATGCAGgtgctgaggaagaggaagcgcCACAATCACGACAAGGACGTTAGCAGCGTGATCCGACACATGCCACCGGATTGGGAGGGCGATGCCTCGGACACGGATACGAGCGCGGCGTCGTATGGAGGCATGCCACTGGGCCCTAATGCGCCGCTACCTCATCCATCAtcgtcgcagcagcgccagcagcagcagcatggcccGAAACGCGAGGGCTGGTTTGTCTCTGCGCTGGGCACAATGGACCGATATCCAGGAGCCCCCGACCACATCTATcgatggctgcagctggggCTCAACTGCTTCATTATTGGTGTTGTTCTGTTCTTTGGCTGGAGCGTTGTTGACGCAGTGCGATCAGACATCCGCAACGCCAATGAGATGGCGCGGATGGAGATTATGAGCCACATCTCAGAGTGCCAGAACCACTACATCAGCAACGGGTGCACCAAAAATGACCGGCCAGCACTGATAGAGCTGTGTGCCGAGTGGTACGACTGCATGACGCAGGATTCAGATGCCATTATGCGCGTCAAGGTCACAATCAAACAGGTGGCCGATGTCATTAACGAGTTTGCCGATGCAATGAATCTCAAGGCCTGG CTCTTGTTcggcgccattgccatcttcgtcatctttgccaaCATCATGATTGGATGGGGACGATCCAAGGCCCAGCCAGGGCCAGCGCATCCGCCCGCCTATTCTCACGGTCCTGTAATGGGGTCAGATGTCACGCCGGCGCAATTCAGACAGCGCTTTGAGACTCCCGGGACACATTTTGAGACTCCTGGAACACACTTTACAACTCCCAGATCACAGCGATATGCGTTTATAGAAGAAGACACGGATTTTGACATGTCAACCCCCAAGGCTCTGGGGCAAGGCTTTGGGTATACACCAGTAGGGCGTCGCAGCCCGGTCAAGGGGGGAATGGGCGGCAAGTTCAATGAGGAGCTACCGGAGCCCTCAAAGGGGATATTAGAAGACGAAAACAAAATTGACGAATGGGTATTTGCATTTTGGTTAGTGTACACTAGGGAAAACTGGTCTCTTGCATGTTTCAAGGTATGGAATGGGATGGAATGGAAATGTCTTTTATGCGGCGTTGGCAGGGAGAGCTGTGGAAAGCTGTGCGGAATTCGGCATTAG
- a CDS encoding uncharacterized protein (EggNog:ENOG41) has protein sequence MEEDLGTPSGQSQPSTSAGTGSGTTPQSQGPPASSALLQLSKRRRGLGVVTPNACTECRKKRAKCDGQKPCGRCKAQNDVDCVYEVPVRQSKEHLRNEIENLRLRQRSSEQVFAALIRPQLWEEVLARLRGGQSVESISDWLTSLPPGGPTPSSVYAHTGPHLGGVAGGGHDLSSLQPFGDASGASLQSMTLTVGARGGSLQMPGLSAEMGGAPASPWHFSSQSQATSTRSGSHPDLMNWAAEPGPPQTRVGSWAETMQADSLPDGIQRFRGSEQILSPLDEPKPPPGSWTSITNDVNLVQHLLALYFCWEYPTFASLSKEHFLHDFQDGRHRYCSPILVNALLALGCRFSTQPMTRANPNDPYSSGDHFFKESQRLFNEEIDHHSLTTIQALGIMSIREASCGRDSESWYYAGQSIRLALEMGLHRIHEEDDEDELAVQSATFWGAFALDQ, from the exons ATGGAGGAGGATTTGGGCACGCCTTCGGGCCAGAGCCagcccagcaccagcgcggGCACTGGAAGCGGGACGACGCCGCAGTCGCAGGGCCCTCCGGCGTCGAgtgcgctgctgcagctgtcgAAGCGCAGGCGTGGCTTGGGGGTTGTGACGCCCAATGCCTGCACGGAATGTCGCAAGAAGCGTGCCAAG TGTGACGGACAGAAACCTTGCGGCCGCTGCAAGGCCCAGAATGACGTGGACTGTGTCTATGAGGTACCGGTGCGCCAGTCAAAAGAACACTTGCGCAATGAAATCGAGAATCTGCGCCTGCGCCAGCGGTCCAGCGAGCAGgtctttgctgctctgaTACGGCCGCAGCTGTGGGAGGAGGTGCTGGCGCGTCTTCGCGGAGGCCAGAGCGTGGAGAGCATCTCCGACTGGCTTACAAGTCTTCCGCCGGGCGGACCTACACCAAGCTCGGTATATGCGCACACTGGCCCTCACTTGGGCGGTGttgccggcggcggccatgACTTGTCTTCGCTGCAGCCTTTTGGCGATGCTTCTGGTGCTTCTTTGCAGTCAATGACCCTCACGGTCGGTGCTCGAGGCGGATCGCTGCAGATGCCTGGTTTGAGCGCCGAGATGGGAGGAGCTCCGGCCAGCCCTTGGCACTTTTCGTCGCAGAGCCAGGCCACCTCTACCAGGAGCGGCTCTCATCCAGATCTGATGAACTGGGCTGCCGAGCCGGGACCACCACAGACACGAGTCGGCTCTTGGGCTGAGACGATGCAGGCGGACAGCCTGCCCGATGGCATCCAGCGGTTCCGGGGGTCCGAGCAGATACTATCGCCGCTCGACGAGCCGAAGCCTCCGCCAGGGTCGTGGaccagcatcaccaacgaTGTCAACTTGGTCCAGCATTTATTGGCGCTGTACTTTTGTTGGGAATACCCAACCTTTGCGTCTCTCAGCAAGGAACACTTTCTCCACGATTTCCAGGACGGAAGACACCGATACTGCTCGCCAATCTTGGTcaatgcgctgctggcccttGGCTGTCGATTCTCCACACAGCCCATGACAAGAGCCAACCCCAACGACCCCTACTCTTCTGGGGACCACTTCTTCAAGGAGAGCCAACGGCTCTTCAACGAGGAAATCGACCATCACTCCTTGACAACCATCCAGGCCCTGGGCATCATGTCGATTCGTGAAGCGAGCTGCGGCCGTGACTCTGAGAGCTGGTACTATGCTGGCCAGAGCATCAGGCTGGCTCTTGAGATGGGTCTGCATCGCATTCatgaggaagacgacgaagacgaactTGCCGTTCAGTCTGCGACCTTTTGGGGGGCTTTTGCATTAGATCAGTGA
- a CDS encoding uncharacterized protein (EggNog:ENOG41~TransMembrane:1 (o562-581i)), translating into MEEDLGTPSGQSQPSTSAGTGSGTTPQSQGPPASSALLQLSKRRRGLGVVTPNACTECRKKRAKCDGQKPCGRCKAQNDVDCVYEVPVRQSKEHLRNEIENLRLRQRSSEQVFAALIRPQLWEEVLARLRGGQSVESISDWLTSLPPGGPTPSSVYAHTGPHLGGVAGGGHDLSSLQPFGDASGASLQSMTLTVGARGGSLQMPGLSAEMGGAPASPWHFSSQSQATSTRSGSHPDLMNWAAEPGPPQTRVGSWAETMQADSLPDGIQRFRGSEQILSPLDEPKPPPGSWTSITNDVNLVQHLLALYFCWEYPTFASLSKEHFLHDFQDGRHRYCSPILVNALLALGCRFSTQPMTRANPNDPYSSGDHFFKESQRLFNEEIDHHSLTTIQALGIMSIREASCGRDSESWYYAGQSIRLALEMGLHRIHEEDDEDELAVQSATFWGAFALDHAWSLATGSLPQCSSFPHLPPKPAIIDDIEASLWVPYTDDGAPLQRSCEQPSNVRSVYKCFCELSELVHQSLYVLHSPGRPLTARDLLNIYTQYLNWYDRIPEVLRLGHNFTPAVLFAHMYYHFAILLLFRPLIKLRIIGSKVSPRDVCSQAADAIQGLLTSYSQLYTLKRTPSFVPYFVLTSAIMHLAIGATGVDADDAATNEERMKKAAKIDPRVTDALNQGIADLTEMAPCHHFAEQALNILRFLAKKWNIEVNVDGDKMPPDDADNLVRPYTSSLNFFAPNVREGDYMCGFGPSPEVAEALQAPDTKKAAETAENPLFWPFPMQGRPMLPTGQELEDAGFAKL; encoded by the exons ATGGAGGAGGATTTGGGCACGCCTTCGGGCCAGAGCCagcccagcaccagcgcggGCACTGGAAGCGGGACGACGCCGCAGTCGCAGGGCCCTCCGGCGTCGAgtgcgctgctgcagctgtcgAAGCGCAGGCGTGGCTTGGGGGTTGTGACGCCCAATGCCTGCACGGAATGTCGCAAGAAGCGTGCCAAG TGTGACGGACAGAAACCTTGCGGCCGCTGCAAGGCCCAGAATGACGTGGACTGTGTCTATGAGGTACCGGTGCGCCAGTCAAAAGAACACTTGCGCAATGAAATCGAGAATCTGCGCCTGCGCCAGCGGTCCAGCGAGCAGgtctttgctgctctgaTACGGCCGCAGCTGTGGGAGGAGGTGCTGGCGCGTCTTCGCGGAGGCCAGAGCGTGGAGAGCATCTCCGACTGGCTTACAAGTCTTCCGCCGGGCGGACCTACACCAAGCTCGGTATATGCGCACACTGGCCCTCACTTGGGCGGTGttgccggcggcggccatgACTTGTCTTCGCTGCAGCCTTTTGGCGATGCTTCTGGTGCTTCTTTGCAGTCAATGACCCTCACGGTCGGTGCTCGAGGCGGATCGCTGCAGATGCCTGGTTTGAGCGCCGAGATGGGAGGAGCTCCGGCCAGCCCTTGGCACTTTTCGTCGCAGAGCCAGGCCACCTCTACCAGGAGCGGCTCTCATCCAGATCTGATGAACTGGGCTGCCGAGCCGGGACCACCACAGACACGAGTCGGCTCTTGGGCTGAGACGATGCAGGCGGACAGCCTGCCCGATGGCATCCAGCGGTTCCGGGGGTCCGAGCAGATACTATCGCCGCTCGACGAGCCGAAGCCTCCGCCAGGGTCGTGGaccagcatcaccaacgaTGTCAACTTGGTCCAGCATTTATTGGCGCTGTACTTTTGTTGGGAATACCCAACCTTTGCGTCTCTCAGCAAGGAACACTTTCTCCACGATTTCCAGGACGGAAGACACCGATACTGCTCGCCAATCTTGGTcaatgcgctgctggcccttGGCTGTCGATTCTCCACACAGCCCATGACAAGAGCCAACCCCAACGACCCCTACTCTTCTGGGGACCACTTCTTCAAGGAGAGCCAACGGCTCTTCAACGAGGAAATCGACCATCACTCCTTGACAACCATCCAGGCCCTGGGCATCATGTCGATTCGTGAAGCGAGCTGCGGCCGTGACTCTGAGAGCTGGTACTATGCTGGCCAGAGCATCAGGCTGGCTCTTGAGATGGGTCTGCATCGCATTCatgaggaagacgacgaagacgaactTGCCGTTCAGTCTGCGACCTTTTGGGGGGCTTTTGCATTAGATCA TGCATGGTCCCTGGCCACCGGTTCGCTGCCGCAGTGCTCCTCCTTCCCCCATCTACCACCCAAacccgccatcatcgacgaCATTGAAGCGTCTCTATGGGTACCGTATACCGACGACG GCGCTCCGCTACAGCGGTCGTGCGAGCAGCCGTCCAACGTGCGGTCAGTATACAAGTGCTTTTGCGAGCTGAGTGAGCTCGTGCACCAGTCCCTCTACGTGCTCCATTCCCCAGGAAGGCCCCTTACTGCCCGGGACCTTTTGAACATTTATACGCAGTACCTGAACTGGTACGACCGGATACCCGAAGTGTTGAGGCTGGGGCATAACTTTACCCCGGCCGTCTTATTTGCGCA CATGTACTACCACTTTGCCATACTCCTCCTTTTCAGACCCTTGATCAAGCTCCGCATCATTGGCTCCAAGGTTTCGCCTCGAGACGTCTGCTCGCAAGCTGCCGACGCCATCCAAGGCTTATTAACATCATATTCTCAACTATACACACTAAAGAGAACGCCCTCTTTTGTCCCTTACTTTGTTTTGACATCGGCTATTATGCACCTTGCCATAGGCGCTACCGGGGTCGACGCCGACGATGCCGCAACCAACGAagagaggatgaagaaggcggccaaAATCGATCCCCGCGTGACGGATGCCCTCAATCAGGGTATCGCGGATCTCACAGAGATGGCGCCGTGCCATCACTTTGCCGAGCAGGCGCTGAACATCTTACGCTTCCTAGCAAAGAAATGGAACATCGAGGTCAATGTTGACGGCGACAAGATGCCGCCGGATGACGCCGACAACCTGGTCAGGCCTTACACGAGCAGCCTCAACTTTTTCGCACCCAATGTTCGCGAGGGCGATTACATGTGCGGCTTTGGGCCCTCCCCAGAGGTTGCGGAAGCGCTGCAGGCGCCTGACACAAAAAAGGCGGCAGAAACAGCAGAGAATCCGCTCttttggccttttccaaTGCAGGGAAGACCGATGCTGCCTACCGGGCAAGAGTTGGAGGATGCAGGATTTGCCAAATTGTAG